From the Candidatus Saccharimonadaceae bacterium ML1 genome, one window contains:
- a CDS encoding phosphatase PAP2 family protein, protein MQFLVRFVADWLMIPVVLVSLYALVWRVPNRLRYARYCCILMAGATAYTLAKVAGLLWQPEQLRPFELIGAEPGAAYLNNPGFPSDHALFTMFLALAVWYGTRNRRLGITLVVLAAVISVGRVAALVHTPLDVAGGVIIACVGSLWYGVDKIMNRSSKIRKNVVK, encoded by the coding sequence ATGCAGTTTCTTGTCCGCTTTGTTGCTGATTGGCTGATGATTCCGGTCGTGCTTGTATCACTCTATGCGCTTGTTTGGCGCGTGCCGAACCGGCTGCGGTATGCGCGGTATTGTTGTATTTTGATGGCGGGCGCTACGGCGTATACGTTGGCAAAGGTAGCGGGGCTGTTGTGGCAGCCTGAACAACTGCGCCCGTTCGAACTGATTGGCGCGGAGCCGGGCGCGGCATATTTGAATAATCCGGGATTTCCGTCGGATCACGCGCTTTTCACGATGTTTTTAGCGCTCGCTGTTTGGTATGGTACACGTAACCGCCGGCTTGGGATAACGTTGGTCGTTTTAGCGGCGGTAATTAGCGTGGGGCGCGTGGCGGCGCTTGTACATACGCCGCTTGATGTAGCGGGCGGTGTAATTATTGCGTGCGTCGGGTCGTTGTGGTACGGCGTTGATAAAATTATGAATAGATCTAGTAAAATACGCAAAAATGTAGTAAAATAG
- a CDS encoding ferric reductase-like transmembrane domain-containing protein, which translates to MEWLTAKVLRVRRETDDIATIFFTVPGRDFHYIAGQYITVFFEQSSTPEGKAYSLSSAPYEKLLSITVKKVGEYSGRLHALREGDSFMISEAYGTFNPQTTKPLACISAGCGLAPIWSVLKNELHRNTSRRAQLFFSNKTVDSIPFFDDLNACRAAHRSVKIYHYITRQHDVPASMKKGRIDLDQCVGAAPNEVAYLICGSADFVRDMWRGLVERGVDGGSISTETFFE; encoded by the coding sequence ATGGAGTGGCTAACGGCAAAGGTTTTACGCGTTCGGCGCGAAACAGACGACATAGCGACGATTTTTTTCACGGTGCCGGGGCGGGATTTTCATTATATAGCGGGACAGTACATCACGGTATTTTTCGAACAAAGCAGTACGCCGGAAGGCAAAGCGTATAGCTTGTCGAGTGCGCCGTATGAAAAATTACTGAGCATTACGGTAAAAAAGGTTGGCGAGTATTCTGGGCGATTGCATGCGCTCCGCGAGGGCGATTCGTTCATGATTTCCGAAGCATACGGGACATTTAATCCGCAGACGACGAAACCGCTGGCGTGTATCAGCGCAGGCTGCGGGCTTGCCCCGATATGGAGCGTACTTAAAAACGAGCTTCACCGCAATACAAGCCGGCGGGCACAGCTCTTTTTTAGCAATAAAACGGTTGACTCTATTCCGTTTTTTGATGATTTGAACGCGTGCCGGGCGGCACACCGCAGCGTAAAGATCTACCATTACATTACGAGGCAGCACGACGTGCCGGCGAGTATGAAAAAGGGTCGGATCGACCTAGACCAATGCGTGGGCGCGGCGCCAAATGAGGTTGCATATTTGATTTGCGGATCTGCAGACTTTGTGCGTGATATGTGGCGCGGGTTGGTCGAGCGCGGCGTGGATGGCGGCAGTATTAGTACGGAGACATTTTTTGAATGA
- a CDS encoding Anaerobic ribonucleoside-triphosphate reductase activating protein — protein sequence MVIGGVQKFSTVDDPGYVVAGLFTVGCNMRCGYCHNPELVLPEQYAGGIPEDEIFEFLESRRGKLDGVFISGGEPTMHDDLPDLIRRCKNMGFRVKLDTNGTHPDMLRDILVEGLVDFIAMDIKGPLSKYSQIAARPVNLDAIKESIRLIKTIDHEFRTTIVKGQLEVDDFEAVGELVDGAQRFALQYFLTGPTLVSPQFRDRVSFSPDEMEQAKQIMLRHVAECVVR from the coding sequence ATGGTAATCGGTGGCGTACAGAAATTTAGCACAGTAGACGACCCGGGCTATGTAGTAGCGGGATTGTTTACCGTTGGCTGCAATATGCGCTGCGGATACTGCCATAATCCCGAACTAGTGTTGCCAGAGCAATATGCAGGCGGCATTCCCGAAGATGAGATTTTTGAGTTTTTGGAGTCGCGGCGCGGCAAACTGGACGGTGTATTTATCAGCGGCGGCGAGCCGACAATGCACGATGACCTACCAGATTTAATACGTCGTTGCAAAAACATGGGCTTTCGGGTGAAGCTAGACACGAATGGCACGCATCCGGATATGCTGCGCGATATTTTGGTGGAAGGTTTGGTTGATTTTATCGCGATGGATATAAAAGGTCCGCTGAGCAAGTATTCGCAAATCGCCGCTCGACCAGTGAATTTGGATGCGATCAAAGAATCAATCCGGCTGATAAAAACAATTGATCATGAATTTCGGACGACGATCGTGAAAGGACAGTTGGAGGTTGATGATTTTGAGGCGGTCGGCGAACTGGTAGATGGCGCGCAGCGGTTTGCATTGCAATATTTTTTGACTGGTCCGACGCTTGTTAGTCCGCAGTTTCGCGACCGCGTGAGTTTTTCGCCGGACGAAATGGAACAAGCGAAACAAATCATGCTGCGGCACGTGGCGGAATGCGTGGTGCGCTGA